In one window of Synechococcus sp. M16CYN DNA:
- a CDS encoding chlororespiratory reduction protein 7 — protein MSDSLIHTCDDYVVLEPGRPERLLSAADTLAWLSRCLQMMESPPADLMNQPNVDAAAQRLLDTACDLELSPGITIQWFAVRLEPPTA, from the coding sequence ATGTCTGATTCTTTGATCCACACTTGTGACGATTACGTGGTTCTAGAGCCCGGCAGGCCGGAACGTCTTCTCAGCGCGGCCGATACTTTGGCATGGCTGAGCCGGTGCTTGCAGATGATGGAGAGCCCGCCCGCCGACTTAATGAACCAGCCGAACGTGGATGCTGCCGCGCAGCGGTTACTGGACACGGCTTGCGATCTCGAGCTCAGTCCCGGAATCACGATTCAGTGGTTTGCTGTCCGGCTAGAGCCTCCAACGGCCTAG
- a CDS encoding shikimate kinase, with protein sequence MADSAFPLKQRLGGRSLYLVGMMGSGKTETGRPLAKQLGYSFVDADAVIEQVADCTIPEIFKRDGETGFRLIESQVLSAISKHHSLVVATGGGIVTKSENWGLLHSGIVIWLNVGQDRLLTRLEADPTTRPLLPKADLKSKLNEILNHRRRFYCEADLIVMVDGEAPDAVAVNILKLLPSLLRDPIPTQRREINSH encoded by the coding sequence ATGGCAGATTCCGCTTTCCCTCTAAAGCAGCGCTTGGGGGGCCGTAGTCTTTATTTGGTGGGGATGATGGGCAGTGGTAAAACAGAAACTGGCCGACCTCTCGCAAAACAATTAGGCTACAGCTTTGTTGATGCAGACGCTGTAATCGAACAAGTTGCGGATTGCACTATTCCTGAAATTTTCAAACGAGATGGGGAGACAGGATTCCGCTTAATCGAGAGTCAAGTTCTTAGTGCAATTAGCAAGCACCATTCACTGGTCGTTGCTACTGGCGGTGGAATTGTGACAAAATCAGAAAACTGGGGTTTATTGCATAGCGGCATAGTGATCTGGCTAAACGTTGGGCAAGATCGGTTGCTCACACGATTGGAGGCTGATCCCACCACCAGACCGCTGCTGCCGAAAGCAGACCTTAAATCAAAGTTAAATGAGATTCTAAACCATAGGCGCCGATTTTATTGCGAAGCGGACCTTATAGTCATGGTTGATGGCGAAGCACCCGATGCAGTAGCCGTCAACATCTTAAAGCTCTTGCCTTCACTTCTAAGAGATCCCATTCCTACTCAACGAAGGGAAATCAACTCGCACTAG
- a CDS encoding 6-carboxytetrahydropterin synthase, producing MIEIESTTRHGHGRFCVITRRACFSASHRYWLPEFSPDDNAALFGLCSFAPGHGHNYELIVSMAGNLDAHGMVLNLSEVKRAISSQITSQLDSRFLNEVWPEFDITQPDSCLPTTEALIRSIWRRLNSHLPITALRLYEQPSLWADYLGDPMDAFLTIRTHFSAAHRLARPELSQEENERIYGKCARPHGHGHNYLVDITVRGSIDSRTGMVCDLSALQRLVDDLVVEPFDHTFLNKDVPFFANCVPTAENIALHIADRLSNPIAAIGAHLYKVRLQESPNNAAEVYAEPLRLEIASPAALVDAVVAI from the coding sequence ATGATTGAAATTGAATCAACCACCCGGCATGGCCATGGCAGATTTTGTGTGATTACTCGACGGGCTTGTTTCAGTGCCAGCCATCGTTACTGGTTACCGGAGTTTTCCCCAGACGATAATGCCGCTCTCTTTGGTCTCTGCAGCTTCGCGCCAGGTCATGGCCACAACTATGAACTTATTGTCTCAATGGCTGGAAACCTGGATGCTCACGGCATGGTGCTGAACTTATCTGAGGTGAAGCGGGCCATTAGCTCACAAATAACCAGTCAGCTCGATTCTCGCTTCCTCAATGAAGTTTGGCCAGAATTTGACATTACTCAGCCTGATAGCTGTTTACCAACTACTGAGGCTCTTATCCGATCAATTTGGCGGCGCCTCAATTCTCATCTTCCGATTACAGCTTTACGCCTTTACGAACAACCGAGCCTCTGGGCCGACTATCTCGGAGATCCTATGGATGCTTTCCTCACCATTCGCACTCATTTTTCTGCTGCTCACCGCCTAGCTCGCCCTGAATTGAGCCAAGAAGAAAATGAGCGCATCTATGGCAAATGTGCTCGACCTCATGGTCATGGGCATAATTACTTAGTAGATATAACTGTTCGTGGTAGCATTGACTCGCGTACGGGCATGGTTTGCGACCTATCAGCCCTGCAGCGCTTGGTCGATGATTTAGTGGTTGAGCCGTTTGATCACACCTTCCTTAACAAGGATGTACCGTTTTTCGCAAATTGTGTTCCCACGGCAGAAAATATCGCACTACATATCGCAGATCGTCTTTCCAATCCGATCGCAGCGATCGGCGCCCACCTTTATAAGGTGCGCCTTCAAGAGAGCCCTAACAATGCTGCGGAAGTCTACGCAGAACCTCTACGACTAGAAATAGCTTCTCCTGCTGCGCTAGTGGACGCCGTTGTTGCAATCTGA
- a CDS encoding GNAT family N-acetyltransferase translates to MTALTARWHRSINEIPTQQWRDLLGEGATPFYQWEWLSALEGSGSTVPDQGWQPFHLALWRDNKPVAIAPLYLKGHSYGEFVFDQAFVRLATNLGFRYYPKLLGMSPASPVLGYRFHILLGEDEAQLTAILLQTIDRFCKKNGILSCNFLYVDPSWRPLAEAAGCAAWLNQQSLWSRGEDQTFDDYLQGFNSNQRRNIKRERKAVANAGITITSLTGDQLDRDLLQTMYGFYEQHCAQWGQWGSKYLNQGFFEALADEYRRKIVLFAAHRGDPRHPVAMSLCVHDATNLWGRYWGTNEQIECLHFEVCYYSPIQWALERGIRNFDPGAGGSHKRRRGFMVRPHVSLHRWYEPQMDALIRAWLPKANDLMLEEIDAINAELPFKVEPPTLDF, encoded by the coding sequence ATGACCGCGCTCACCGCGCGTTGGCACCGCTCAATTAATGAGATCCCTACGCAGCAATGGCGAGATTTGCTTGGGGAGGGTGCCACTCCTTTTTATCAATGGGAGTGGTTAAGTGCTCTCGAAGGCTCTGGCAGTACTGTTCCTGACCAAGGTTGGCAGCCTTTTCACTTGGCTTTATGGCGGGACAATAAGCCCGTCGCGATCGCGCCCTTGTATCTGAAGGGTCACAGCTATGGCGAATTTGTATTCGACCAGGCTTTCGTTCGTTTGGCTACGAATCTTGGCTTTCGTTACTATCCAAAGCTTTTAGGAATGAGTCCAGCAAGCCCAGTTTTGGGCTACCGATTTCATATTCTATTAGGAGAAGATGAAGCTCAGCTTACCGCGATTTTACTGCAAACGATTGATCGCTTTTGCAAGAAGAACGGAATCCTTAGTTGCAACTTCCTTTATGTAGATCCGTCATGGCGTCCCCTCGCTGAAGCTGCAGGTTGTGCAGCTTGGCTTAACCAACAGAGTCTTTGGAGCCGTGGGGAGGATCAGACCTTTGACGATTATCTTCAAGGTTTCAACTCTAACCAGCGCCGCAATATCAAAAGAGAACGCAAGGCAGTAGCCAATGCAGGAATCACAATCACGTCACTGACGGGAGATCAATTAGATCGGGATTTGCTGCAGACTATGTATGGCTTCTATGAACAGCACTGTGCTCAGTGGGGGCAATGGGGCAGCAAATACTTAAATCAGGGATTTTTTGAAGCACTTGCGGATGAATATCGTAGGAAAATTGTGTTATTTGCAGCCCATAGAGGTGACCCGCGTCATCCAGTAGCTATGTCACTTTGCGTTCACGACGCTACAAACCTTTGGGGGCGATATTGGGGTACGAATGAACAAATTGAATGTCTTCATTTTGAGGTTTGCTACTATTCTCCAATTCAGTGGGCTTTAGAGAGGGGGATCCGCAATTTTGATCCTGGAGCTGGTGGTAGTCACAAACGGCGCCGAGGGTTCATGGTCCGTCCTCACGTCAGCTTGCACCGTTGGTATGAGCCGCAAATGGACGCGTTGATAAGGGCTTGGTTGCCCAAAGCAAATGATTTGATGCTGGAGGAGATCGATGCTATCAATGCCGAACTTCCATTCAAGGTGGAGCCGCCTACCTTGGATTTTTAG
- a CDS encoding dihydrofolate reductase family protein, whose protein sequence is MLQSEELVIPQKTNCQSSARPETRLVLAISLDGRLSSSRSIVAQLGGEGDRRALEQALAWGDACLIGAGTLRAHQCTCLIRNAELVQQRLDQGRSAQPVAVVVSHSHVFPQHWRFFQQPFERWLVAPMLPSKGFDHWIALGHSWSNRLAAIRAAGIRHLVVLGGAHLAAQLLQEDCIDTLRLTLVPRLLGGPNTWVPWDHGPLPIRMGEASAWNCDVIENLGHDEILVSYQRQRGS, encoded by the coding sequence TTGTTGCAATCTGAAGAGCTCGTGATACCACAAAAGACTAATTGTCAATCATCTGCGAGGCCTGAAACCCGACTGGTTTTGGCTATTTCTTTAGACGGTCGCCTTTCCTCGTCTAGGAGCATTGTGGCTCAGTTGGGAGGAGAGGGTGACCGACGCGCACTCGAGCAAGCTTTGGCTTGGGGAGATGCCTGCTTGATAGGTGCTGGAACATTGCGAGCCCATCAATGCACCTGTTTAATCAGGAACGCTGAACTTGTTCAGCAGAGGCTGGATCAAGGTCGTTCTGCCCAGCCCGTTGCTGTGGTAGTGAGCCATAGCCATGTTTTTCCTCAGCATTGGCGATTCTTTCAGCAACCCTTTGAGAGATGGCTTGTAGCACCAATGTTGCCCTCTAAAGGATTTGATCATTGGATTGCGTTAGGTCACTCATGGTCTAATCGTCTTGCTGCTATCCGAGCGGCAGGAATTCGACATCTTGTAGTGTTGGGTGGTGCTCACTTGGCAGCCCAACTTCTTCAAGAAGATTGCATTGATACCCTGCGGTTGACTCTGGTACCAAGACTACTCGGTGGCCCTAATACCTGGGTCCCGTGGGACCATGGTCCGCTACCGATCCGAATGGGCGAAGCAAGTGCCTGGAACTGTGATGTCATAGAAAACCTAGGACATGATGAAATATTGGTCAGCTATCAACGGCAGCGTGGGTCCTAA
- a CDS encoding DUF4346 domain-containing protein — translation MLEIPESSSLTDSLQELDNHLSRRFIALDPNGYFLIKVDYAATELVLEHYGNTIDDKGLAHDTETGEVLNCRRANEPRQPLAVYRGRTAKQVGIQLTEGDGPYPLSRLDHAMYLGRELQKAEICLRNGSPYSQD, via the coding sequence ATGCTTGAAATCCCAGAATCATCATCTTTGACAGATTCTCTACAGGAGCTGGATAACCATTTGTCTAGGCGGTTTATCGCCCTTGACCCTAATGGTTATTTCTTAATCAAAGTTGACTATGCGGCGACGGAGCTTGTTCTTGAACATTATGGGAATACTATTGATGATAAGGGATTAGCCCATGATACTGAAACAGGCGAGGTACTTAATTGCCGAAGAGCTAATGAACCAAGACAACCTCTAGCTGTGTATCGAGGTCGTACAGCGAAGCAAGTAGGAATTCAACTTACAGAAGGAGATGGGCCCTATCCTTTAAGCCGCCTTGATCACGCAATGTACTTAGGTCGTGAGCTTCAAAAAGCTGAAATCTGCCTTCGGAATGGATCTCCGTACTCGCAGGACTGA